From Rutidosis leptorrhynchoides isolate AG116_Rl617_1_P2 chromosome 3, CSIRO_AGI_Rlap_v1, whole genome shotgun sequence, a single genomic window includes:
- the LOC139898216 gene encoding uncharacterized protein isoform X1, translating into MLPKHMVAADTNSSIIHPDQTCQRFTLVEILSATNNFDESLVIGRGGFGKVYKCISKIGLVDQVALKRLQTTSNQGAREFEAEIEVLSKLRHGNLVSLIGYCNDGKEMVLAYEFMPNGNLHDHLHKTGTDLSWLQRLKICIGAARGLDYLHTGTSTQHGVIHRDVKSSNILLDANLSAKISDFGLTKVGPINQTQTFVSTEVKGTFGYMDPSYFFSGHLTRKSDVYAFGVVLFEVLSGRQAVDRSIDEDQWSLALWVQNQIKQGKINQIIDPRLIGQVSKKSLKEFASIAGQCLHNQPKKRPTMAEIVFKLDSILLQERNTSDSVGDEVNIINRLRNFFSVKAESMMVAPGGSAQHVQKNNDQGVRVFKYAELARATHYFEYKLTETIYEVWMDENMLAPTDHGVGLAMHVRKKHIHGTSQLHLKANEFNHPNLVKLVGYCLNEQELYCVYELNTDPSLERRLFQQEGKTSLSWVARLKIAVGVAQGLSFLHQRNQPAYRQFKTSLILVDSFQENNARLSDYEVENTYVAIGSYSLGIYTTVYAAPEWFQYQADKFDGDFTRSYRLDKFDGHLTQKRSHRLDKFDGYFTQTQSHWLKDGFCLKSEIYSFGVVLLEILAGVQGYDVNRPYGKQNLVKWATPLLPDRENLRMIMDPQLLDNDHPPKGAFKLALLISKCLQRYQEQRPSMEQILQVLYECYLEETNTVDP; encoded by the exons ATGTTACCTAAACATATGGTGGCTGCGGATACAAACTCCTCAATCATACACCCTGATCAAACTTGTCAACGTTTCACACTTGTTGAGATTTTATCAGCAACCAATAACTTTGACGAGTCGTTAGTTATTGGGCGAGGAGGTTTTGGTAAAGTGTATAAATGTATCAGCAAAATTGGTTTAGTAGACCAAGTTGCGTTAAAACGCTTGCAAACTACATCTAACCAAGGAGCCCGTGAATTTGAGGCTGAAATTGAGGTTCTTTCTAAGCTGCGACATGGTAATCTTGTGTCACTTATTGGTTATTGCAATGATGGAAAAGAGATGGTTCTAGCTTATGAGTTTATGCCTAATGGGAACCTTCATGATCACCTCCACAAAACAGGTACAGATCTATCTTGGTTACAAAGATTAAAAATATGTATTGGTGCAGCTCGTGGGTTAGATTACCTTCACACAGGCACATCAACTCAACACGGTGTCATACATCGTGATGTGAAGTCCTCCAATATATTGTTGGATGCAAATTTATCTGCTAAAATTTCAGACTTTGGATTGACCAAAGTAGGACCAATAAACCAAACACAAACTTTTGTGAGCACTGAAGTCAAAGGGACATTTGGATATATGGATCCATCTTATTTTTTCAGTGGACATCTAACAAGAAAATCGGATGTTTATGCCTTTGGGGTTGTGCTATTTGAGGTCTTGTCTGGTAGGCAAGCGGTAGATCGAAGCATTGATGAAGATCAATGGAGTTTAGCCTTATGGGTTCAAAACCAAATAAAACAAGGAAAAATCAATCAGATAATTGACCCTAGATTGATCGGACAAGTCTCAAAAAAATCCCTGAAGGAGTTTGCAAGCATAGCAGGCCAGTGCTTGCATAATCAACCAAAAAAACGCCCTACAATGGCAGAAATTGTGTTTAAACTCGATTCCATTCTATTACAAGAAAGAAATACCAGTGACTCTGTTGGTGATGAGGTCAATATCATTAACAGGCTAAGAAATTTCTTCTCAGTCAAGGCTGAGTCGATGATGGTTGCACCAGGAGGAAGTGCTCAACATGTTCAGAAAAACAACGATCAAGGTGTAAGAGTTTTTAAATACGCTGAATTGGCAAGAGCGACACATTATTTTGAATACAAGTTAACTGAGACCATTTACGAAGTTTGGATGGACGAAAATATGCTAGCCCCGACAGATCATGGTGTTGGTTTGGCGATGCATGTTAGGAAGAAGCATATTCATGGAACATCACAG CTGCATCTAAAAGCTAATGAATTCAATCATCCCAACCTTGTTAAACTCGTGGGATATTGCCTGAATGAACAAGAACTGTATTGTGTTTATGAGCTCAATACAGACCCAAGTTTAGAAAGACGCCTCTTCCAAC AAGAAGGTAAAACATCACTTTCTTGGGTTGCACGGCTCAAAATAGCAGTAGGAGTGGCTCAAGGTCTATCTTTCTTACATCAAAGGAACCAACCAGCATACAGGCAATTTAAGACCTCTCTTATATTGGTGGACTCG TTTCAGGAAAATAATGCTAGACTTTCTGACTATGAAGTAGAAAATACATATGTGGCTATTGGCTCATACAGTCTCGGTATATATACGACAGTTTATGCCGCACCTGAGTGGTTTCAATACCAAGCAGACAAGTTTGATGGTGATTTCACACGGTCTTATCGGCTAGACAAGTTTGATGGCCATCTCACACAGAAACGGTCTCATCGGCTAGACAAGTTTGATGGTTATTTTACTCAGACACAGTCTCATTGGCTAAAAGATG GATTTTGTTTGAAGAGCGAGATATATTCTTTTGGAGTGGTACTGCTTGAAATACTAGCAGGGGTGCAGGGGTATGATGTGAACAGACCTTACGGAAAACAAAATTTGGTGAAATGGGCTACTCCGTTACTGCCAGACAGAGAAAATTTGAGAATGATCATGGATCCACAGCTTCTAGATAACGATCATCCTCCAAAAGGAGCATTCAAGTTGGCTTTACTCATTTCAAAATGTCTTCAACGGTATCAAGAACAACGCCCATCAATGGAACAAATCTTGCAGGTCTTGTATGAGTGCTATCTTGAAGAAACCAACACTGTTGACCCCTAA
- the LOC139898216 gene encoding uncharacterized protein isoform X2 gives MLPKHMVAADTNSSIIHPDQTCQRFTLVEILSATNNFDESLVIGRGGFGKVYKCISKIGLVDQVALKRLQTTSNQGAREFEAEIEVLSKLRHGNLVSLIGYCNDGKEMVLAYEFMPNGNLHDHLHKTGTDLSWLQRLKICIGAARGLDYLHTGTSTQHGVIHRDVKSSNILLDANLSAKISDFGLTKVGPINQTQTFVSTEVKGTFGYMDPSYFFSGHLTRKSDVYAFGVVLFEVLSGRQAVDRSIDEDQWSLALWVQNQIKQGKINQIIDPRLIGQVSKKSLKEFASIAGQCLHNQPKKRPTMAEIVFKLDSILLQERNTSDSVGDEVNIINRLRNFFSVKAESMMVAPGGSAQHVQKNNDQGVRVFKYAELARATHYFEYKLTETIYEVWMDENMLAPTDHGVGLAMHVRKKHIHGTSQLHLKANEFNHPNLVKLVGYCLNEQELYCVYELNTDPSLERRLFQQEGKTSLSWVARLKIAVGVAQGLSFLHQRNQPAYRQFKTSLILVDSENNARLSDYEVENTYVAIGSYSLGIYTTVYAAPEWFQYQADKFDGDFTRSYRLDKFDGHLTQKRSHRLDKFDGYFTQTQSHWLKDGFCLKSEIYSFGVVLLEILAGVQGYDVNRPYGKQNLVKWATPLLPDRENLRMIMDPQLLDNDHPPKGAFKLALLISKCLQRYQEQRPSMEQILQVLYECYLEETNTVDP, from the exons ATGTTACCTAAACATATGGTGGCTGCGGATACAAACTCCTCAATCATACACCCTGATCAAACTTGTCAACGTTTCACACTTGTTGAGATTTTATCAGCAACCAATAACTTTGACGAGTCGTTAGTTATTGGGCGAGGAGGTTTTGGTAAAGTGTATAAATGTATCAGCAAAATTGGTTTAGTAGACCAAGTTGCGTTAAAACGCTTGCAAACTACATCTAACCAAGGAGCCCGTGAATTTGAGGCTGAAATTGAGGTTCTTTCTAAGCTGCGACATGGTAATCTTGTGTCACTTATTGGTTATTGCAATGATGGAAAAGAGATGGTTCTAGCTTATGAGTTTATGCCTAATGGGAACCTTCATGATCACCTCCACAAAACAGGTACAGATCTATCTTGGTTACAAAGATTAAAAATATGTATTGGTGCAGCTCGTGGGTTAGATTACCTTCACACAGGCACATCAACTCAACACGGTGTCATACATCGTGATGTGAAGTCCTCCAATATATTGTTGGATGCAAATTTATCTGCTAAAATTTCAGACTTTGGATTGACCAAAGTAGGACCAATAAACCAAACACAAACTTTTGTGAGCACTGAAGTCAAAGGGACATTTGGATATATGGATCCATCTTATTTTTTCAGTGGACATCTAACAAGAAAATCGGATGTTTATGCCTTTGGGGTTGTGCTATTTGAGGTCTTGTCTGGTAGGCAAGCGGTAGATCGAAGCATTGATGAAGATCAATGGAGTTTAGCCTTATGGGTTCAAAACCAAATAAAACAAGGAAAAATCAATCAGATAATTGACCCTAGATTGATCGGACAAGTCTCAAAAAAATCCCTGAAGGAGTTTGCAAGCATAGCAGGCCAGTGCTTGCATAATCAACCAAAAAAACGCCCTACAATGGCAGAAATTGTGTTTAAACTCGATTCCATTCTATTACAAGAAAGAAATACCAGTGACTCTGTTGGTGATGAGGTCAATATCATTAACAGGCTAAGAAATTTCTTCTCAGTCAAGGCTGAGTCGATGATGGTTGCACCAGGAGGAAGTGCTCAACATGTTCAGAAAAACAACGATCAAGGTGTAAGAGTTTTTAAATACGCTGAATTGGCAAGAGCGACACATTATTTTGAATACAAGTTAACTGAGACCATTTACGAAGTTTGGATGGACGAAAATATGCTAGCCCCGACAGATCATGGTGTTGGTTTGGCGATGCATGTTAGGAAGAAGCATATTCATGGAACATCACAG CTGCATCTAAAAGCTAATGAATTCAATCATCCCAACCTTGTTAAACTCGTGGGATATTGCCTGAATGAACAAGAACTGTATTGTGTTTATGAGCTCAATACAGACCCAAGTTTAGAAAGACGCCTCTTCCAAC AAGAAGGTAAAACATCACTTTCTTGGGTTGCACGGCTCAAAATAGCAGTAGGAGTGGCTCAAGGTCTATCTTTCTTACATCAAAGGAACCAACCAGCATACAGGCAATTTAAGACCTCTCTTATATTGGTGGACTCG GAAAATAATGCTAGACTTTCTGACTATGAAGTAGAAAATACATATGTGGCTATTGGCTCATACAGTCTCGGTATATATACGACAGTTTATGCCGCACCTGAGTGGTTTCAATACCAAGCAGACAAGTTTGATGGTGATTTCACACGGTCTTATCGGCTAGACAAGTTTGATGGCCATCTCACACAGAAACGGTCTCATCGGCTAGACAAGTTTGATGGTTATTTTACTCAGACACAGTCTCATTGGCTAAAAGATG GATTTTGTTTGAAGAGCGAGATATATTCTTTTGGAGTGGTACTGCTTGAAATACTAGCAGGGGTGCAGGGGTATGATGTGAACAGACCTTACGGAAAACAAAATTTGGTGAAATGGGCTACTCCGTTACTGCCAGACAGAGAAAATTTGAGAATGATCATGGATCCACAGCTTCTAGATAACGATCATCCTCCAAAAGGAGCATTCAAGTTGGCTTTACTCATTTCAAAATGTCTTCAACGGTATCAAGAACAACGCCCATCAATGGAACAAATCTTGCAGGTCTTGTATGAGTGCTATCTTGAAGAAACCAACACTGTTGACCCCTAA